A section of the Mangifera indica cultivar Alphonso chromosome 12, CATAS_Mindica_2.1, whole genome shotgun sequence genome encodes:
- the LOC123193517 gene encoding transcription factor bHLH51-like, with amino-acid sequence MENSYNSCWPDASNLANFSFSLNNESSFVAPWQQFHEFPPQFSASNSTQFHEFPSGSNPVSEGRSTTASKSHSQAEKRRRDRINAQLSTLRKLIPKSDKMDKAALLGSVIEHVKDLKLKAMEVSKAFTIPTEVDEVTVDCDVAQFANPTNTNHVNKSKSNNNVLIKASVCCEDQPELFREVIRVLKGLGLTTVKADIATVGGRIRSILVLCNKDSDQQSVPLNTLKQSLHLVLSRLSSATTASNFRIRSKRQRLFLTPHISQ; translated from the exons ATGGAAAACAGTTATAATTCTTGTTGGCCTGATGCCTCCAATTTGGCTAACTTCAGCTTTTCGCTGAACAATGAATCTTCCTTTGTAGCCCCATGGCAGCAGTTTCATGAATTTCCTCCACAATTCTCGGCTTCGAACTCAACACAGTTTCATGAATTTCCTTCAGGGTCCAATCCAGTCTCCGAAGGCCGATCCACAACTGCTTCCAAGAGCCACAGCCAAGCCGAAAAGAGGCGCAGGGACCGGATCAATGCTCAGCTTTCAACTCTTAGAAAGCTCATCCCCAAGTCTGATAAG ATGGACAAAGCGGCACTACTGGGGAGTGTGATAGAACATGTGAAAGATCTGAAGCTAAAAGCTATGGAAGTAAGCAAGGCATTCACAATACCAACAGAAGTAGATGAAGTTACTGTCGATTGTGATGTTGCACAATTTGCAAACCCCACCAATACTAATCATGtaaacaaaagcaaaagcaacAACAACGTTTTAATCAAGGCTTCAGTGTGCTGTGAGGATCAACCGGAACTGTTCAGAGAAGTCATCAGAGTCCTCAAGGGCCTCGGACTCACCACAGTTAAAGCTGATATTGCCACTGTAGGAGGAAGAATCAGAAGCATCTTGGTACTCTGCAACAAAGATAGTGATCAACAAAGTGTTCCTTTAAACACTTTAAAACAATCACTTCACTTGGTTTTGAGTAGATTGTCTTCTGCAACTACGGCTTCTAACTTTCGCATTAGAAGCAAAAGGCAGAGGTTGTTCTTGACTCCTCATATCTCtcaataa